In one Phalacrocorax carbo chromosome 16, bPhaCar2.1, whole genome shotgun sequence genomic region, the following are encoded:
- the RNF135 gene encoding E3 ubiquitin-protein ligase RNF135 yields MAAAVGLDRLLRAVDLSCACCLQLFTDPVRLPACSHSFCRPCIEEYRKGRQRGGCPLCREGFELKDLRPNRELAALVSLISQEEAGELETRDEPKPSGAVACDNPSPAERRPREKDEEIWDLSKQLEMTAETIQLLKEDLAKAKEYASQIKSQITEDFCCMKEYVERQERNTLMFIEQEEKAAQQKIEETIHQLCVEAYELTDIKDQTSNLLKRHRYPGSPSTMHKITLDEKLNVVKSAVEDLKRKMEILLLEKFTWQFPPEQPPDLHPEANVCSLSPEPAATNPEPMISSQFSQWADDVTFDLTRIYKRLAVTAQNRKVMVSSYLTDYEPSPNRFCISQVMCSQSFSTGCHYWEVITGDSDGWAVGVAHEMIGKRDKLGRTEHSWCIEWLGPEKRLSAWHGGQETLLHKEKPLKVGVFLELQKKTVSFYSIADTEMLLHTFEINTSNPLYPAFWLCSLERNGSLTINHTNRR; encoded by the exons aTGGCCGCTGCGGTGGGCCTCGACCGGCTCCTGCGCGCCGTGGACCTGAGCTgcgcctgctgcctgcagctcttcACGGACCCCGTGCGGCTGCCGGCCTGCAGCCACAGCTTCTGCCGGCCCTGCATCGAGGAGTACCGCAAGGGGAGGCAGCGGGGCGGCTGCCCGCTCTGCCGGGAAGGCTTCGAGCTCAAGGACCTGCGGCCCAACCGGGAGCTGGCCGCTTTGGTGAGCTTAATCTCGCAGGAGGAAGCGGGAGAGTTGGAAACGCGGGACGAACCGAAACCCTCCGGAGCTGTTGCCTGCGACAACCCCAGCCCGGCAGAGCGGCGACCTCGGGAGAAG GATGAAGAGATATGGGACCTCTCCAAGCAACTAGAAATGACTGCAGAGACCATCCAACTCTTGAAGGAAGATCTCGCTAAAGCAAAG gAATATGCATCTCAGATCAAAAGCCAGATTACTGAAGATTTCTGTTGCATGAAGGAATATGTTGAAAGACAGGAGAGAAACACACTGATGTTTATtgaacaagaggaaaaagcagctcaACAGAAAATTGAAGAGACTATTCACCAGCTCTGTGTTGAAGCGTACGAGCTCACAGACATCAAAGACCAAACA AGTAACTTACTCAAGAGACATAGGTACCCAGGCTCACCTTCAACAATGCATAAAATTACACTTGATGAGAAGCTTAATGTCGTCAAAAGTGCTGTAGAAGATCTTAAGAGAAAGATGGAAATTTTACTCTTGGAGAAGTTCACTTGGCAGTTCCCACCGG agCAACCTCCAGACTTACATCCAGAGGCAAATGTCTGCTCATTATCTCCAGAGCCTGCAGCTACAAATCCAGAACCAATGATTTCAAGCCAGTTTTCTCAGT GGGCAGATGACGTGACTTTTGATCTCACAAGAATATATAAGCGGTTAGCAGTCACAGCCCAGAACAGGAAAGTGATGGTTTCCAGCTACCTCACTGATTATGAACCATCGCCTAACAGATTCTGCATCAGTCAAGTGATGTGTTCACAGAGCTTCTCTACTGGGTGCCACTACTGGGAAGTAATTACCGGGGACAGTGATGGATGGGCTGTTGGAGTTGCTCATGAAATGATTGGTAAAAGGGACAAATTAGGAAGAACAGAGCATTCCTGGTGCATAGAATGGCTTGGTCCTGAAAAGCGGCTGTCAGCATGGCATGGGGGTCAAGAAACATTATTACACAAGGAAAAACCATTGAAGGTTGGAGTTTTCCTGGAGCTACAAAAGAAGACAGTGTCATTTTACTCCATTGCTgacacagaaatgcttttgcataCATTTGAAATCAATACCTCAAATCCTCTTTACCCTGCTTTCTGGCTGTGTAGTCTAGAAAGAAATGGATCTTTAACTATAAATCACACAAACAGGAGATAA
- the ADAP2 gene encoding arf-GAP with dual PH domain-containing protein 2 isoform X2: MMDRDRNKTLLLELQRAAGTGNDRCADCGEPDPEWASYKLGIFICLNCSGIHRNLPQISRVKSLRLDFWENDLIEFMKTHGNLCAKAKYEAKVPPYYYIPRSHDCLVLREQWIRAKYEREEFVATQVCQDPCSAGSREGFLWKRGRESRQFQKRQFLLSAREGVMKYYIKESRGPKAIISIENLNAMFQTEKIQHAHGLQITYNTNGQTRNLFVHHESGKEIVDWFNAIRAARYHYLRTTFPSVPEPELIPRITRNYVKEGYMEKTGPKDAFAQGQVFIGRMEEGYKVQAGLPQGVRVKKRKPAITVVTPMREFVFICENEREQREWIDALNGVIAQPLSG, from the exons ATGATGGACCGCGACCGCAACAAGacgctgctgctggagctgcagagggCCGCCGGCACCGGGAACGACCGCTGCGCCGACTGCGGGGAGCCAG ATCCAGAGTGGGCTTCTTACAAACTTGGAATATTCATTTGTTTGAATTGCTCTGGAATCCATCGCAACCTTCCTCAAATCAGCAGGGTCAAATCCCTTCGGCTTGACTTCTGGGAGAACGACCTTATAGAG TTTATGAAGACGCATGGGAATCTCTGTGCCAAAGCTAAATATGAGGCGAAAGTCCCTCCCTACTATTACATCCCTCGTTCCCATGATTGCTT ggTTTTAAGAGAGCAATGGATTAGAGCTAAATATGAGCGTGAGGAATTTGTTGCCACCCAAGTCTGCCAAGATCCTTGTTCTGCAG GTAGCCGTGAAGGATTCCTCTGGAAGCGTGGGCGGGAAAGCAGACAGTTCCAGAAGAGACAATTTCTCCTATCAGCAAGGGAAGGGGTGATGAAGTACTACATCAAAGAA tCCAGAGGTCCAAAAGCCATTATCAGCATTGAGAATCTGAATGCAATGTTCCAGACAGAGAAAATCCAACATGCTCATGGGCTGCAGATCACATACAACACAAACGGTCAAACAAGAAACCTTTTTGTCCATCACGAAAGTGGAAAG GAGATCGTTGACTGGTTCAATGCCATTCGGGCAGCACGCTACCATTATCTCAGAACGACCTTCCCATCTGTCCCTGAGCCTGAG CTCATACCCAGGATCACAAGAAATTATGTCAAAGAAGGATATATGGAGAAAACAGGACCAAAA GATGCATTTGCGCAGGGCCAGGTTTTTATTGGAAGGATGGAAGAGGGATACAAAGTACAAGCTGGCTTGCCCCAGGGAGTCCGGGTGAAGAAGAGGAAACCGGCGATCACTGTGGTCACGCCAATGAGAGAGTTTGTGTTTATATGTGAGAATgagagggagcagagggaatGGATAGATGCCTTAAATGGAGTCATTGCCCAGCCTTTGTCTGGTTAA
- the ADAP2 gene encoding arf-GAP with dual PH domain-containing protein 2 isoform X1, with the protein MMDRDRNKTLLLELQRAAGTGNDRCADCGEPDPEWASYKLGIFICLNCSGIHRNLPQISRVKSLRLDFWENDLIEFMKTHGNLCAKAKYEAKVPPYYYIPRSHDCLVLREQWIRAKYEREEFVATQVCQDPCSAGSREGFLWKRGRESRQFQKRQFLLSAREGVMKYYIKESRGPKAIISIENLNAMFQTEKIQHAHGLQITYNTNGQTRNLFVHHESGKEIVDWFNAIRAARYHYLRTTFPSVPEPELIPRITRNYVKEGYMEKTGPKQKEAFKVRWFCLDSQERNLMYFKTPLDAFAQGQVFIGRMEEGYKVQAGLPQGVRVKKRKPAITVVTPMREFVFICENEREQREWIDALNGVIAQPLSG; encoded by the exons ATGATGGACCGCGACCGCAACAAGacgctgctgctggagctgcagagggCCGCCGGCACCGGGAACGACCGCTGCGCCGACTGCGGGGAGCCAG ATCCAGAGTGGGCTTCTTACAAACTTGGAATATTCATTTGTTTGAATTGCTCTGGAATCCATCGCAACCTTCCTCAAATCAGCAGGGTCAAATCCCTTCGGCTTGACTTCTGGGAGAACGACCTTATAGAG TTTATGAAGACGCATGGGAATCTCTGTGCCAAAGCTAAATATGAGGCGAAAGTCCCTCCCTACTATTACATCCCTCGTTCCCATGATTGCTT ggTTTTAAGAGAGCAATGGATTAGAGCTAAATATGAGCGTGAGGAATTTGTTGCCACCCAAGTCTGCCAAGATCCTTGTTCTGCAG GTAGCCGTGAAGGATTCCTCTGGAAGCGTGGGCGGGAAAGCAGACAGTTCCAGAAGAGACAATTTCTCCTATCAGCAAGGGAAGGGGTGATGAAGTACTACATCAAAGAA tCCAGAGGTCCAAAAGCCATTATCAGCATTGAGAATCTGAATGCAATGTTCCAGACAGAGAAAATCCAACATGCTCATGGGCTGCAGATCACATACAACACAAACGGTCAAACAAGAAACCTTTTTGTCCATCACGAAAGTGGAAAG GAGATCGTTGACTGGTTCAATGCCATTCGGGCAGCACGCTACCATTATCTCAGAACGACCTTCCCATCTGTCCCTGAGCCTGAG CTCATACCCAGGATCACAAGAAATTATGTCAAAGAAGGATATATGGAGAAAACAGGACCAAAA cagaaggaagccTTTAAGGTGCGCTGGTTCTGCCTGGATTCTCAGGAAAGGAACCTGATGTACTTTAAAACTCCACTG GATGCATTTGCGCAGGGCCAGGTTTTTATTGGAAGGATGGAAGAGGGATACAAAGTACAAGCTGGCTTGCCCCAGGGAGTCCGGGTGAAGAAGAGGAAACCGGCGATCACTGTGGTCACGCCAATGAGAGAGTTTGTGTTTATATGTGAGAATgagagggagcagagggaatGGATAGATGCCTTAAATGGAGTCATTGCCCAGCCTTTGTCTGGTTAA
- the ADAP2 gene encoding arf-GAP with dual PH domain-containing protein 2 isoform X3, with amino-acid sequence MMDRDRNKTLLLELQRAAGTGNDRCADCGEPDPEWASYKLGIFICLNCSGIHRNLPQISRVKSLRLDFWENDLIEFMKTHGNLCAKAKYEAKVPPYYYIPRSHDCLVLREQWIRAKYEREEFVATQVCQDPCSAGSREGFLWKRGRESRQFQKRQFLLSAREGVMKYYIKEEIVDWFNAIRAARYHYLRTTFPSVPEPELIPRITRNYVKEGYMEKTGPKQKEAFKVRWFCLDSQERNLMYFKTPLDAFAQGQVFIGRMEEGYKVQAGLPQGVRVKKRKPAITVVTPMREFVFICENEREQREWIDALNGVIAQPLSG; translated from the exons ATGATGGACCGCGACCGCAACAAGacgctgctgctggagctgcagagggCCGCCGGCACCGGGAACGACCGCTGCGCCGACTGCGGGGAGCCAG ATCCAGAGTGGGCTTCTTACAAACTTGGAATATTCATTTGTTTGAATTGCTCTGGAATCCATCGCAACCTTCCTCAAATCAGCAGGGTCAAATCCCTTCGGCTTGACTTCTGGGAGAACGACCTTATAGAG TTTATGAAGACGCATGGGAATCTCTGTGCCAAAGCTAAATATGAGGCGAAAGTCCCTCCCTACTATTACATCCCTCGTTCCCATGATTGCTT ggTTTTAAGAGAGCAATGGATTAGAGCTAAATATGAGCGTGAGGAATTTGTTGCCACCCAAGTCTGCCAAGATCCTTGTTCTGCAG GTAGCCGTGAAGGATTCCTCTGGAAGCGTGGGCGGGAAAGCAGACAGTTCCAGAAGAGACAATTTCTCCTATCAGCAAGGGAAGGGGTGATGAAGTACTACATCAAAGAA GAGATCGTTGACTGGTTCAATGCCATTCGGGCAGCACGCTACCATTATCTCAGAACGACCTTCCCATCTGTCCCTGAGCCTGAG CTCATACCCAGGATCACAAGAAATTATGTCAAAGAAGGATATATGGAGAAAACAGGACCAAAA cagaaggaagccTTTAAGGTGCGCTGGTTCTGCCTGGATTCTCAGGAAAGGAACCTGATGTACTTTAAAACTCCACTG GATGCATTTGCGCAGGGCCAGGTTTTTATTGGAAGGATGGAAGAGGGATACAAAGTACAAGCTGGCTTGCCCCAGGGAGTCCGGGTGAAGAAGAGGAAACCGGCGATCACTGTGGTCACGCCAATGAGAGAGTTTGTGTTTATATGTGAGAATgagagggagcagagggaatGGATAGATGCCTTAAATGGAGTCATTGCCCAGCCTTTGTCTGGTTAA